The following are encoded together in the Robertmurraya sp. FSL R5-0851 genome:
- a CDS encoding ABC transporter substrate-binding protein, which produces MCKYGKGKMVYFFVCFLIVFSGCSQEKTIGIGDSPKKDKKMTLAFPWSPQSLDPHGSDSWEVMRTGTGETLVKLDEDLQVNPWLAKEWTQEDATTWRFKLEENVSFHNGKAMDASSVKNSLLRSIEKDPKVKDLLNIETIEVVSAHELIIVTVQANAALIPHLADPSTMIADVSTIDDENRYPALTGAFSFKQFKKDESLVVERFEDYWGEQALLSEVIIKYIPEGTTRLMSLQSGDVDGATDIPIDNMAVLEKDEKFEVYVTPSLRTHMLMFNMNSPFFKELALRKVVDLNTPREEIVQSIMLNAGTEAKSPFPEVFSFGNVAKLEPSLSSSELLKKAGWKKNEEGIWERQGTIFDVTLFTFPQRPELTVMAEVIQSELLKQGIKVSIRQVENIDEALMNEDWDLSMYSMLTAHTGDPQYFLSMFYQSSSESNISNYESPIVDQKINELNETTDRAKRDQVAIEIQDLIINDVPQSFIVHPKTVFSAKKGVEGFTPHPIEYYYIHSQLDISK; this is translated from the coding sequence ATGTGTAAATATGGTAAGGGGAAAATGGTGTATTTTTTTGTTTGTTTCCTAATCGTGTTCTCTGGATGTAGCCAGGAAAAAACTATTGGAATTGGAGATTCCCCTAAAAAAGATAAAAAAATGACTCTGGCATTCCCTTGGAGTCCACAAAGTCTTGACCCCCATGGTAGTGATAGTTGGGAGGTTATGCGTACAGGAACAGGAGAAACATTGGTAAAGTTGGATGAAGATTTACAAGTTAATCCGTGGTTAGCGAAAGAATGGACGCAAGAAGATGCTACTACATGGAGATTTAAGCTTGAGGAGAATGTTAGTTTTCACAACGGAAAAGCGATGGATGCGTCAAGTGTAAAGAATTCCTTACTGCGCTCGATAGAGAAGGATCCAAAAGTAAAAGACCTTTTGAACATTGAAACCATAGAGGTTGTATCCGCACATGAGTTAATAATTGTCACTGTACAAGCGAACGCAGCATTAATTCCTCATTTAGCAGATCCATCTACAATGATCGCGGATGTAAGCACTATAGATGATGAGAATCGTTATCCTGCTCTTACAGGAGCCTTTTCGTTTAAACAATTTAAAAAAGATGAATCCCTTGTTGTGGAAAGATTTGAAGATTATTGGGGAGAACAAGCGCTATTGTCTGAAGTAATCATTAAGTATATTCCAGAAGGAACTACGAGATTAATGTCACTTCAATCAGGTGATGTGGATGGTGCGACAGATATTCCGATTGATAACATGGCAGTATTAGAAAAGGATGAAAAATTTGAAGTATACGTCACTCCATCATTACGAACTCATATGTTGATGTTTAATATGAATTCCCCATTTTTTAAGGAATTAGCTCTTAGAAAAGTGGTTGATTTGAATACTCCACGTGAAGAGATTGTTCAATCTATTATGCTAAATGCAGGTACAGAAGCAAAAAGTCCCTTTCCGGAAGTATTCTCATTTGGGAATGTTGCGAAACTAGAACCATCGCTATCTAGTAGTGAGTTACTAAAAAAAGCAGGTTGGAAGAAAAATGAAGAAGGTATTTGGGAAAGGCAAGGGACTATATTTGATGTTACACTTTTTACCTTTCCACAACGTCCGGAGTTAACCGTTATGGCGGAGGTAATTCAAAGTGAATTATTGAAACAAGGAATAAAAGTAAGTATACGTCAAGTAGAAAATATTGATGAAGCGTTAATGAATGAAGATTGGGATTTATCCATGTATAGCATGCTAACTGCGCATACTGGAGATCCGCAATACTTTTTAAGTATGTTCTATCAATCAAGTAGTGAATCTAATATTAGTAACTATGAATCTCCAATCGTTGATCAGAAAATCAATGAATTAAATGAAACTACTGACCGAGCGAAGCGTGATCAGGTAGCGATTGAAATTCAAGATTTGATTATTAATGACGTGCCACAATCATTTATTGTTCATCCCAAGACCGTATTTAGTGCTAAAAAAGGGGTGGAAGGGTTTACTCCACATCCTATTGAGTATTACTATATTCACTCCCAGCTTGATATAAGTAAGTAG
- a CDS encoding CbiX/SirB N-terminal domain-containing protein, which translates to MTTWDLTQMQRHLLICNGATCMAAGAEEVTQQIRDEIRKNRLDEHIHTSRTRCNGRCKDKCVVIDYPKGTWYSVQHEETARDIVHEAVEQDAIIYSMEHGVRKRSEDRIKGIEKYKKGNGPIKKAVLFVGHGSRLEAGNIEVREFIGQMKEYIDPALLVETCFLEFATPNIEDGIQICVEKGADEIHVIPIILLHAGHSKLHIPAEIEHAKEHFPDVQFTYGQTIGVHEEVFEILKTRLTETGFDVEQKHEDTAILLIGRGGSDPYANGDFYKISRLLWEKLNVPIVESAFMGVTTPTVQDGMERCIKLGAKKIIMLPYFLFTGILMKRMNKMAEQFKESYPHVSIDIAQYFGYHPKLRTVLLERMNQALNGTSTGMQDLENFRKYAEEHGYEHHHHHN; encoded by the coding sequence ATGACGACATGGGATTTAACACAAATGCAGCGTCACTTACTTATTTGCAATGGGGCAACCTGTATGGCAGCAGGAGCTGAAGAGGTCACGCAGCAAATTCGTGATGAAATCCGTAAAAACCGTTTGGATGAGCATATTCATACATCCCGTACACGATGTAACGGCCGCTGTAAAGATAAATGCGTAGTAATTGATTACCCAAAAGGGACATGGTATTCGGTTCAACATGAAGAAACCGCTCGTGATATTGTTCATGAGGCAGTTGAACAAGATGCTATCATTTATTCAATGGAGCACGGTGTGCGGAAGCGCAGCGAAGACCGCATAAAAGGAATTGAAAAATACAAGAAAGGTAATGGACCAATTAAAAAAGCTGTATTATTTGTTGGACATGGTAGCAGGCTGGAGGCAGGAAATATAGAGGTTCGCGAATTTATCGGGCAGATGAAAGAATACATTGATCCAGCCCTTTTAGTAGAAACATGCTTTTTAGAATTTGCAACACCAAATATTGAAGATGGGATTCAGATATGTGTTGAAAAAGGTGCGGATGAAATACATGTAATTCCCATCATTTTATTACATGCAGGACACTCAAAATTGCACATTCCTGCAGAAATTGAACATGCAAAAGAGCATTTCCCAGATGTTCAATTTACCTATGGCCAAACGATAGGTGTTCATGAGGAAGTTTTTGAAATTTTAAAAACAAGACTTACTGAAACAGGTTTTGATGTGGAGCAAAAGCATGAGGATACGGCCATTTTATTAATTGGACGAGGCGGCAGCGATCCATATGCTAATGGTGATTTTTATAAAATTAGCAGATTATTGTGGGAGAAATTAAATGTACCTATTGTTGAAAGTGCCTTTATGGGGGTAACGACGCCAACTGTGCAGGATGGGATGGAACGCTGCATTAAATTGGGCGCAAAAAAAATCATCATGCTGCCGTATTTTTTATTTACGGGCATTTTAATGAAAAGAATGAATAAAATGGCCGAACAGTTTAAAGAGTCTTATCCGCATGTATCAATAGATATAGCACAGTATTTTGGCTATCATCCAAAGTTAAGAACGGTACTGTTAGAACGTATGAACCAGGCCTTAAACGGTACATCGACTGGAATGCAAGATTTAGAAAATTTCCGTAAATATGCGGAAGAACATGGGTATGAACATCATCATCACCATAATTAG
- a CDS encoding methyltransferase domain-containing protein — translation MKKGSPLRFDFEKLWKEGMLNWHGKMPERMIDDELEEAFWAQSMRKKTYKQTDNYAKKIYEVMKQHIPQNASCIEMGPGWGNYTFQLRQNVKRLTLVDGSESVLDYLKQYFENDANVRFVHSKWEKAQIEQHDVVIGVNCFYRMYEMNAALKKMNRLAKKRAIIGLTTGPIQPHYVILDEQFGYYIKYPRRDYITIVNMLYQLGIFANCEMLKLEREYRYDTLQQLYEAQSKKILSPQFDMAHVKASLEGFIAMENGQYVYRHTFYAAIISWEPVKLHD, via the coding sequence ATGAAAAAAGGATCCCCTTTACGCTTTGATTTTGAAAAGCTGTGGAAAGAAGGCATGTTAAACTGGCATGGCAAGATGCCAGAACGAATGATTGATGATGAACTGGAAGAAGCATTTTGGGCTCAGTCCATGAGGAAAAAAACATACAAGCAAACAGATAACTATGCAAAAAAAATTTACGAAGTAATGAAACAGCATATCCCGCAGAATGCATCTTGTATTGAAATGGGGCCGGGCTGGGGCAATTATACCTTTCAACTCCGTCAAAACGTCAAAAGATTAACGTTAGTGGATGGTTCTGAAAGTGTGCTTGATTATTTAAAACAATACTTTGAAAACGATGCAAATGTTCGGTTCGTTCATAGTAAATGGGAAAAAGCGCAAATTGAGCAACATGATGTTGTTATTGGGGTGAACTGCTTTTATCGTATGTATGAAATGAATGCGGCGTTGAAAAAAATGAACCGGCTTGCCAAAAAGCGAGCCATCATTGGCTTAACAACAGGACCTATTCAGCCGCATTACGTTATTTTAGATGAGCAGTTTGGCTATTACATTAAATATCCTCGCCGTGATTATATTACCATCGTCAATATGCTGTATCAGTTAGGGATTTTTGCAAATTGTGAAATGCTCAAGCTGGAGCGTGAGTATCGTTATGATACGTTGCAGCAATTATATGAAGCACAAAGCAAAAAAATCTTATCACCCCAGTTTGATATGGCACATGTGAAAGCATCACTCGAAGGTTTTATTGCTATGGAGAATGGCCAGTATGTATACCGTCACACATTCTATGCTGCGATCATTAGTTGGGAGCCTGTGAAGTTACATGACTAA
- a CDS encoding cob(I)yrinic acid a,c-diamide adenosyltransferase, translating to MARQGMLLVYTGEGKGKTTASLGVVLRAIGRGMKVKYFQFIKSPERTYGEQIALRKLGIETVQLGVGFTWTKTPEEHREALAKAWQTVKEELNDVTTDVLVLDELNNALAITRFPIDDVLPLHEVLAAIQNRPKTMHLIITGRSAHPSLLALADLVSTIDATKHYYTDHDVKAMKGLEF from the coding sequence ATGGCTCGACAGGGGATGTTGTTAGTTTACACAGGAGAAGGCAAAGGAAAAACAACTGCTTCACTTGGTGTAGTATTACGTGCAATTGGCCGCGGCATGAAGGTGAAATACTTTCAATTTATTAAATCACCTGAACGTACATATGGTGAACAAATTGCCCTGCGAAAACTCGGTATTGAAACCGTGCAATTAGGTGTCGGTTTTACATGGACGAAAACACCGGAGGAGCATCGCGAAGCACTGGCGAAAGCCTGGCAGACAGTAAAAGAAGAGCTAAATGATGTAACAACAGATGTTTTAGTGCTGGATGAGTTGAATAATGCGTTAGCCATCACACGTTTTCCAATCGATGATGTATTGCCGTTACATGAGGTGTTAGCGGCCATACAAAACCGTCCCAAAACGATGCACCTAATAATCACAGGCCGTTCTGCTCATCCATCTTTACTCGCTTTAGCTGATTTAGTGTCAACGATTGATGCTACAAAACATTATTATACTGATCATGATGTTAAAGCGATGAAGGGGCTTGAGTTTTAA
- a CDS encoding nitroreductase family protein — translation MLDVLKKRRAIRQFETREVERDKIETLLEAATFAPNDRMREPWHFYVLQGDSLKRYEQVALDYLQRRFPAKPHLVESSMEAITKTPLVIVVTSAIVAGDEGATKDNTFAVSSAIMSMWLIAEQLGLGMVWRTRGVGLVHDTALHDFIGATDEEQLVGTLCIGYPAEEITSVKKRTPFAEKTTWL, via the coding sequence ATGTTAGATGTATTAAAAAAACGCCGAGCGATTCGCCAATTTGAAACTCGCGAAGTGGAACGGGACAAAATTGAGACGTTATTAGAAGCAGCAACGTTTGCACCAAATGACCGTATGCGTGAACCCTGGCATTTCTATGTATTACAGGGCGACAGCTTAAAACGTTATGAGCAGGTGGCGCTTGATTATTTACAAAGGCGTTTCCCAGCAAAACCACATTTAGTGGAAAGCTCAATGGAAGCCATCACAAAAACACCGCTTGTCATTGTGGTGACATCAGCCATTGTGGCTGGAGATGAAGGAGCAACCAAAGATAATACCTTTGCAGTCAGCAGTGCGATTATGTCGATGTGGTTAATAGCCGAACAGCTGGGTTTAGGCATGGTATGGCGTACACGCGGTGTCGGTTTAGTGCATGATACAGCATTACATGATTTTATTGGTGCAACGGATGAAGAGCAATTAGTAGGCACGTTATGCATTGGTTACCCTGCAGAAGAGATTACTTCCGTAAAAAAGCGTACACCATTTGCAGAAAAAACAACGTGGTTATAG
- the cobA gene encoding uroporphyrinogen-III C-methyltransferase gives MSGFVYIVGAGPGDPKLLTIRGLECIQQADVILYDRLVNAELLKHAKADTELIYCGKEPGRHGLIQDEIHRVLVEQANLGKQVLRLKGGDPFVFGRGAEEAAILRQADIPFEIVPGITAGIAAPAYAGIPVTHRDHAVSFAIVTGHGRQEKEQNFLNWSALAQIDTVAFYMSIGNIAHITKSLITYGKSETTPVAVIEWGTTKNQRTITGNLSTIAQDIQIHRISNPSMILVGEVVSVRDQIAWFIEKEHELC, from the coding sequence TTGAGCGGATTTGTATATATTGTAGGAGCTGGTCCTGGTGACCCAAAACTATTGACGATTCGTGGATTAGAGTGCATTCAGCAAGCGGATGTGATTTTATATGACCGACTGGTGAATGCGGAATTACTAAAACATGCGAAAGCAGACACCGAGCTGATTTATTGTGGAAAAGAACCAGGCAGGCATGGACTGATTCAGGATGAAATTCATCGTGTGCTAGTGGAACAAGCCAATCTTGGTAAGCAGGTTCTCCGCTTAAAAGGCGGTGACCCATTTGTCTTTGGGCGTGGTGCAGAAGAAGCCGCAATTTTACGGCAAGCAGATATTCCATTTGAAATCGTGCCTGGTATTACAGCGGGGATTGCTGCGCCTGCTTATGCTGGGATTCCTGTGACACATCGTGATCATGCCGTAAGCTTTGCGATCGTTACTGGTCATGGCCGTCAAGAAAAGGAGCAGAACTTTTTAAATTGGTCCGCGCTTGCTCAAATTGATACAGTAGCTTTTTATATGAGCATAGGCAATATCGCTCATATTACGAAAAGCTTAATAACCTATGGCAAAAGTGAAACAACCCCTGTTGCTGTCATTGAATGGGGCACAACCAAAAATCAGCGTACAATTACAGGCAATCTCTCCACGATTGCACAAGATATTCAAATCCATCGTATCTCAAATCCATCTATGATTTTAGTTGGCGAGGTGGTTAGTGTACGGGATCAAATTGCCTGGTTTATAGAAAAGGAGCATGAATTATGTTAG
- a CDS encoding precorrin-2 dehydrogenase/sirohydrochlorin ferrochelatase family protein, which produces MNYFPLLMNIDYKKVVIVGGGHVARQKVEALLPTKALVTVISPTVTEKLQHYINEGFVTWKEKTFVPADLDDALLVFAVTNDEEVNNAVEEATQHWQLLSRADAKGRVDFINPAVVRRGDFVLTVSTSGASPGLTRQVKTELEEQFGVHYVQYVSFLREARQRILQVFTGDAKKQLLAELLNPQLLQWMEQGEKQKCEAWLRQRIGEIR; this is translated from the coding sequence ATGAATTATTTCCCACTATTAATGAATATTGACTATAAAAAGGTTGTTATTGTTGGGGGTGGTCATGTAGCTCGTCAAAAGGTAGAAGCACTATTGCCAACAAAGGCACTAGTGACAGTGATAAGCCCAACGGTAACCGAAAAATTGCAGCACTACATCAATGAAGGGTTTGTGACTTGGAAAGAAAAGACATTTGTACCTGCTGATTTAGATGATGCATTACTGGTTTTCGCCGTAACAAATGACGAAGAGGTAAATAATGCAGTGGAAGAAGCGACACAGCATTGGCAATTACTCAGCCGTGCGGATGCAAAAGGACGTGTTGATTTCATCAACCCAGCCGTCGTTCGCCGTGGTGATTTCGTATTGACTGTATCGACGTCTGGAGCAAGTCCAGGTCTGACCCGCCAAGTAAAGACGGAATTAGAAGAGCAATTTGGAGTACATTACGTGCAGTATGTTTCATTTTTAAGGGAAGCACGTCAGCGGATTTTACAAGTGTTTACGGGTGATGCGAAAAAACAGCTATTAGCAGAGCTCCTGAATCCACAGTTATTACAATGGATGGAACAAGGTGAAAAACAAAAATGTGAAGCGTGGCTGCGGCAGCGTATAGGAGAAATACGTTGA
- a CDS encoding cobyrinate a,c-diamide synthase, with the protein MNRFVLAGTGSGVGKTTFTIGIMRTLMKRGLTVQGFKCGPDYIDPTYHTAVTKRPSRNIDSFMMSHDTVRAIVSRASKDADAAIIEGVMGFYDGKSPLSNEGSAAHISEITKSPVILIVNAASMARSAAAIVKGFQMLDECSNIVGVIANQLGSKSHFEIVKAAIEEECRVPVIGYLPKGAVPLMPSRHLGLVPAIERGDLDSYFDSLAEAIEETVNIEQLLEITKTQSLDVSESIFDVQPQKQEVHIAVAKDAAFNFYYEENLELLRIYGATLHYFSPLQNEEVPEKAQGLYIGGGFPEEFAERLAKNEETKQSIRAALERGVPTLAECGGFMYLTDEIVNRQGQVFPMLGIIPGRVRMQDKLAALGYREITGVPGNFLINEEEQAKGHEFHYSTYEGEHTSPAYFSKGRFRAQQEGYLHKNIVAGYTHFHFASNPQLVKNWLTACLEDKQ; encoded by the coding sequence ATGAATCGATTTGTTCTAGCCGGCACAGGAAGCGGTGTTGGAAAAACAACATTCACAATCGGCATCATGCGTACGCTTATGAAGCGTGGATTAACAGTCCAGGGCTTTAAATGCGGCCCAGACTATATTGACCCGACGTATCATACAGCTGTCACAAAACGCCCTTCTCGTAATATTGATAGTTTCATGATGTCCCATGATACAGTCCGTGCTATTGTCTCAAGAGCGAGCAAAGATGCAGATGCAGCTATTATTGAAGGAGTGATGGGGTTTTATGATGGCAAATCCCCATTATCAAATGAAGGATCTGCTGCTCATATTAGTGAGATTACAAAAAGTCCCGTCATTTTAATTGTCAATGCAGCAAGTATGGCAAGAAGTGCGGCTGCAATTGTCAAAGGATTTCAAATGTTAGATGAATGCTCCAATATTGTGGGTGTTATTGCCAACCAATTAGGAAGTAAAAGCCATTTTGAAATTGTCAAAGCAGCAATTGAAGAAGAATGTCGAGTTCCTGTCATTGGCTATCTGCCTAAAGGAGCTGTCCCTTTGATGCCAAGCCGTCATCTGGGTTTAGTACCAGCCATTGAGCGTGGTGATTTAGATTCATATTTTGATAGTCTTGCAGAAGCAATCGAAGAAACAGTGAATATTGAACAACTTCTAGAAATTACAAAAACACAATCATTGGACGTTTCTGAATCTATCTTTGATGTACAGCCGCAAAAACAAGAAGTACATATTGCAGTTGCAAAGGATGCGGCCTTTAACTTCTATTATGAAGAAAACCTAGAATTACTCCGTATATATGGTGCCACGTTGCATTACTTCTCTCCATTACAAAATGAGGAAGTTCCAGAAAAAGCCCAGGGGTTGTATATCGGCGGCGGTTTCCCGGAAGAGTTTGCAGAAAGGTTGGCAAAAAATGAGGAAACGAAGCAATCGATAAGAGCCGCGCTTGAGCGAGGGGTGCCAACATTAGCGGAATGCGGCGGTTTTATGTATTTAACAGATGAAATTGTGAATCGTCAAGGACAGGTATTCCCAATGCTCGGGATCATTCCAGGACGTGTGCGGATGCAAGATAAATTAGCGGCACTTGGTTACCGGGAAATTACAGGTGTACCAGGCAACTTTCTAATCAATGAAGAGGAGCAGGCAAAAGGTCATGAGTTCCATTACTCGACTTATGAGGGGGAACATACATCACCAGCTTATTTTAGTAAAGGCCGTTTTCGTGCTCAGCAGGAAGGTTATCTTCATAAAAATATTGTTGCTGGTTATACACACTTTCATTTCGCATCAAATCCACAGCTTGTGAAAAATTGGCTGACAGCATGTTTGGAGGATAAACAATGA
- a CDS encoding cobalamin biosynthesis protein has translation MISLREGEIPIIVKRKPYALVAITKHGVAHARSYAEKFPYADLYYMKKFEQGDEETRHIQLFDGTVRLLLPALFQQYKGIICIISLGAVVRMIAPLLIDKKKDPAVLVVDDKGQYVVSVLSGHIGGANALTHEFANAIGAAPVVTTASDVQKTIPVDLFGAQFGWVWDSEEKLTPVSASVVNEEHVAIVQETGEKNWWMYDRSMPDHLKIYPTINEAIMAKPKAALLITDRLLEAHEELLLENGVMYRPKSIVLGIGCNRGTAMAEIEQVIDETLAELCLSKKSVKAVATIDLKRNETGLLELTAKHNWTFVTYTPDQLNEIPMQNPSETVFKYTGAYGVSEPAALRYANAKELLLKKKKSGNVTISIARVNFEEEVR, from the coding sequence ATGATTAGTTTACGAGAAGGTGAAATCCCTATTATTGTAAAGCGAAAACCATACGCCCTCGTTGCCATCACGAAACATGGGGTGGCACATGCAAGAAGCTACGCTGAAAAATTCCCCTATGCGGACCTATATTATATGAAGAAATTCGAACAGGGGGACGAAGAGACCCGTCATATTCAGTTATTTGATGGTACGGTTCGCCTATTATTGCCCGCTTTGTTCCAGCAGTATAAAGGAATCATTTGCATCATTTCCCTCGGTGCTGTCGTTCGTATGATTGCTCCGCTTTTGATTGATAAAAAGAAAGACCCTGCCGTGTTAGTGGTAGATGATAAAGGTCAGTATGTCGTTAGTGTTTTATCAGGGCATATTGGCGGTGCTAATGCCTTAACCCATGAATTTGCCAATGCGATTGGTGCAGCACCTGTTGTTACAACCGCATCAGATGTTCAAAAAACAATTCCGGTAGATTTATTTGGCGCCCAATTTGGGTGGGTTTGGGATAGTGAAGAAAAATTAACACCTGTTAGTGCTTCGGTTGTAAATGAAGAGCATGTTGCAATTGTGCAGGAAACGGGTGAAAAAAATTGGTGGATGTACGATCGTTCAATGCCGGACCATTTGAAAATTTACCCTACGATAAATGAAGCGATCATGGCAAAGCCAAAAGCGGCACTGCTTATTACAGATCGTTTACTTGAGGCACATGAAGAGTTGCTGCTCGAGAACGGAGTTATGTATCGCCCAAAATCAATTGTACTTGGAATTGGCTGTAATCGTGGTACGGCAATGGCAGAAATTGAACAAGTCATTGATGAAACACTAGCGGAGCTGTGTTTAAGTAAAAAAAGTGTCAAAGCAGTTGCGACCATCGACTTAAAGAGGAATGAAACAGGCCTTCTTGAATTAACTGCTAAACATAACTGGACGTTTGTAACTTACACACCTGACCAGCTAAATGAAATACCGATGCAAAACCCATCGGAAACAGTCTTTAAATATACAGGTGCATATGGGGTCAGTGAACCGGCCGCATTGCGTTATGCGAATGCGAAAGAGTTACTGCTGAAGAAAAAGAAAAGCGGAAATGTGACTATATCCATTGCACGTGTCAACTTTGAGGAGGAAGTAAGATGA
- the cobM gene encoding precorrin-4 C(11)-methyltransferase, with translation MKKIWIIGAGPGDPDLITVKGLKLLKEADVVMYTDSLVSETLVAEAKESAEIIRTAGMHLQEMVDCIVERVDAGKKVVRLHTGDPAMYGATMEQVALLKQHHISYEVVPGVSSVFASAAAVGAELTIPDLTQTLILTRAEGRTPVPELEKLQALASHHCTIAMFLSATLTKKITKELQAAGWADDTPVAVVQRASWPDQKIVRTTLAELDEAMRVNGIRKHAMILAGWALDPHIHEKNYRSKLYDKTFTHGFRKGVKGND, from the coding sequence ATGAAAAAAATTTGGATTATCGGAGCAGGTCCGGGAGATCCGGATTTAATCACGGTGAAAGGGTTAAAGCTATTAAAAGAAGCGGATGTTGTGATGTATACGGATTCACTCGTAAGCGAAACGTTAGTTGCGGAGGCGAAGGAGTCGGCAGAAATTATCCGCACAGCAGGGATGCATCTTCAGGAAATGGTGGATTGTATTGTCGAGCGTGTCGACGCAGGAAAAAAGGTTGTACGTTTACATACAGGGGACCCGGCGATGTACGGGGCAACGATGGAGCAAGTAGCTCTATTGAAGCAGCATCATATTAGCTATGAAGTTGTACCAGGTGTAAGTTCTGTTTTTGCGTCTGCAGCAGCAGTTGGTGCAGAGCTGACGATTCCTGATTTAACTCAAACCCTCATTTTAACGCGGGCTGAAGGGCGTACACCTGTGCCAGAACTTGAAAAATTACAGGCACTGGCGAGCCATCACTGTACGATTGCCATGTTTTTAAGTGCGACATTAACAAAGAAAATTACTAAAGAATTGCAGGCAGCAGGCTGGGCGGATGATACACCAGTTGCTGTTGTACAGCGTGCTTCGTGGCCTGACCAAAAAATTGTGCGGACAACACTGGCTGAATTAGATGAGGCAATGCGTGTCAATGGCATTCGTAAGCATGCGATGATTCTAGCAGGCTGGGCATTAGACCCGCATATCCATGAAAAAAATTATCGTTCGAAGCTCTATGACAAAACTTTTACTCATGGCTTCCGCAAAGGTGTGAAGGGGAATGATTAG
- the cobI gene encoding precorrin-2 C(20)-methyltransferase, whose product MRMGTLYGLGVGPGDPELITVKAFRRLQESPVIAYPKKLKGSKSYAHRIVEVYINPAEKEMLGLVFPMTKDEDTLRTEWTKSVEAIYSYLVQGKDVAFVTEGDPMLFSTFIHLMNLMKSMYPDVPIETVAGISSFNGSVNRLGIALADGDDQVAMIPATEDMEEMRRVIEDHDAIVFIKVAKVIDAMLDLLEEMNLLEKAHVVTKVTSDEEVIWKINELRGAELNYLSCMVVRK is encoded by the coding sequence ATGAGAATGGGAACCTTATATGGATTAGGTGTTGGGCCGGGAGATCCAGAATTAATCACAGTAAAAGCATTTCGCAGATTGCAGGAAAGTCCGGTCATTGCTTACCCCAAAAAATTAAAGGGCAGCAAATCTTATGCCCATCGTATTGTGGAAGTGTATATTAACCCGGCAGAAAAAGAGATGCTTGGTTTAGTATTCCCCATGACAAAAGATGAAGATACTCTAAGAACTGAGTGGACAAAATCAGTGGAAGCTATTTATAGCTATTTAGTTCAAGGAAAAGATGTAGCTTTTGTGACTGAAGGGGATCCGATGCTGTTTAGCACATTTATACATTTAATGAACTTAATGAAATCGATGTACCCTGATGTTCCGATTGAAACGGTCGCAGGCATTTCGTCGTTTAATGGTTCTGTTAATCGCTTAGGGATTGCGTTGGCGGATGGTGATGACCAGGTCGCCATGATTCCGGCTACGGAGGATATGGAAGAAATGCGCCGAGTAATTGAAGACCACGATGCAATCGTCTTTATCAAAGTAGCAAAAGTTATAGACGCAATGCTCGATCTACTGGAGGAAATGAATTTATTAGAGAAAGCACATGTCGTTACAAAAGTTACATCTGATGAAGAGGTAATTTGGAAGATCAATGAACTACGGGGTGCAGAATTAAATTACTTGTCATGTATGGTGGTGCGCAAATAA